The following proteins come from a genomic window of Bartonella apihabitans:
- a CDS encoding MIP/aquaporin family protein, with product MSDVNTLRDECVAEFAGTFLFLALGMGCVAGLKLAGAAYGQWEISIIWGLAVALAAYLTGGVSGAHLNPSVTFALAFFANFPKQKILPYIISQFLGAFAAAAVVYGLYYNLFSAKTLDTAGVFTTFPNPHISLLQAFMTEFFITAVLVAVILGLSDDGNGLPRGALVAFLVGVLVAVIGGAFGSLTGFAMNAARDLVEDSLLMSPVGGIVS from the coding sequence ATGTCTGATGTGAATACTTTACGTGATGAATGCGTTGCGGAATTTGCCGGCACATTTTTATTTCTGGCCCTCGGAATGGGGTGCGTTGCAGGATTAAAATTGGCCGGCGCCGCTTACGGACAATGGGAAATCAGCATTATTTGGGGGTTGGCTGTCGCACTTGCAGCCTATCTGACAGGGGGTGTTTCGGGGGCTCACCTCAATCCTTCGGTCACTTTTGCACTGGCTTTCTTTGCAAATTTTCCAAAACAAAAAATATTGCCTTACATCATTTCGCAATTCTTGGGTGCGTTTGCCGCAGCCGCCGTTGTCTATGGACTTTACTATAATCTCTTCTCGGCAAAAACACTTGATACAGCCGGTGTTTTTACCACTTTTCCAAATCCACACATCTCACTCCTGCAAGCCTTTATGACAGAGTTTTTTATCACGGCTGTTCTGGTGGCGGTGATTTTAGGTTTGAGTGATGATGGCAACGGTTTACCGCGTGGTGCGCTGGTTGCGTTTCTTGTCGGGGTTCTGGTTGCCGTCATCGGGGGTGCTTTCGGCTCGCTGACGGGATTTGCAATGAATGCCGCACGTGATTTGGTGGAAGACTCTTTGCTTATGTCGCCGGTTGGGGGAATAGTGTCATGA